The Syntrophorhabdaceae bacterium genome segment CGCGTAACCTTTCCTTTTTCAAGCTGAGGAACAAGAGATTTCGCCGTATTCACAGGGATTGCGAATCCGATGCCCTGTCCGTTTGGAATGATGGCCGTGTTTATACCGACTACCTCCCCCCTCATATTGAAAAGGGGACCGCCTGAATTCCCCGGATTGATAGGTGCATCCGTTTGAATAAAATTATCGTAGGGGCCGGCGCCTATCACCCTCCCTTTTGCGCTTACAATCCCCGATGTGACCGTGTTGCTGAGCCCGAAGGGATTTCCGATTGCAAGAACCCACTCACCCACGCGCAACGCATCGGAGTCGCCAAGGGTTGCCGACTTGAAGGGGGGCCGGGCATCCACTTTCAGCACCGCGAGGTCTGTCTTCGGGTCGCGTCCGAGCACCTTTGCCTTGTATTCCCGCTTATCACTCATCGTGACAACAATCTCCTTCGCTCCTTCCACAACGTGGTTGTTTGTAAGGATCTTCCCGTCGTTACCTATGATCACGCCTGATCCTGCACCCTGGGTTTTATACGCCTCAGGCGAACGCTGCATATCACCGAAGAACCGTTTAAACATATCCCCGAAAGGTCCTTCCGGCATCTCTGACCCCCCTGGAAATCCTGTTGTCTCAATCTTGGTCACCTTGATATTTACGACTGTAGGACCAAGATTCTGCGCAAGGTCTGCAAATGATGCCGGGACACCCTGTACTACTGCCGGTGTCGAAGTGGTAAGTGCCTGCGAATTCCCCGTAAGCCTGAATGATGATGCCATAAGGAGACCTGTGAGCAGGAACACGAAGGCTATTCCTGCGAGGGTTGGGAGCCCGAAATGCCTGTCCTTGAAATAGTTTTTAATCCGGTACATCATAGAATGTCCTCCTGTTTTGATTTTCGGGAATATCCCTTTCGGAGACTCAGGGTTTTATGATTCCCTTGCAGATAATAATAATGGAGCAACATTAAGACGAGATTAGAGCAGGATTAGAACTTTTTAATCAAGAACTATGAGCCGCTTTTTTCCCTCACAGGTGTTCCGCTATGCGCCATGCGCTTTGCGCTATGCCTTAGTTCCCTTGCGCCTCACGCCTTACGGGTTTTTCGATATACGATATACGAAATACGATATACGGTCATCAGGCCGGCTGCGAGCGTAATGGGAGAGAGACCCTGAAGATGCTTCCTTTACCGGGTGTGCTTTCGAATTCGAGTTTTCCCCCGTGTGCTTCGGCGATGGACTTCGCAATCGAGAGACCAAGACCCGACCCTCCCTGTCCTGCGGAACGCGCCTCCTGCGACCGGAAGAACCTCTGGAAGACCTTCTCCTGTTCCTCGGGAGGGATACCGATGCCGGTATCCTGAACGCTCAGGATCGCTGTCTCGCCCTTCCGTTCAATTGAAACCTTTACCGCGCCCCCGGGAGGGGTGTATTTTATTCCGTTATCAACAAGGTTGAGGAGGAGGCGTCTCAGATGCACAAGGTCTCCTGTTGTCTCGAGGGGTTCCGTGTTACCCATGACCAGGTTTATTGACCTTTTCCGGGCAAGGGGAGCGGTTTGGTCCAGTACCTCTTCAACAAGACGGACAAGGTCAACGGGCTGCGAATCCATCCTGAGGACCCCGGCATCCGCCCTGGCAAGGAGGAGGAGTTCCTCTACGATACGGGAGATTCGCTCTGTCTCCTCCAGTGCGCTTTTTAATATTGTCGCATACTCTTCCGGGCTTCTCTGCGAACGGAGGGCCACCTCTATCTCGCCCCTGAGAATGGTCAGCGGCGTTTGCAGTTCATGGGAGGCGTCAGCCGTAAACTGGCGCATCTCTGCAAAGGAATCGTACAGGCGGCCAAGCATCTCATTCAGGGTTTCTGCGAGCCTGTCAAGTTCGTCCTGTGTGCCGGCAAGTTCCAGGCGCTCATCCAGTTGCCCTGCGCCGATCTTTCTCGCTGTTTCGGTCATACGGTCCACCGGTTTCAAGGCCCTGCGTGCAAGTATCCACCCGCCTCCTCCTGCAAACAGCAGTGCGACGGGGAGGAGTACGAGAACAATCAGAAGAAAGCGGTACATGGCGCTGTAAAAACCCTTTCTCGACATCCCCACGCGCACAACATTTATAAGCCTTCCGGATTCGGCTACAGGCCATGTGAGGACCCT includes the following:
- a CDS encoding DegQ family serine endoprotease; translated protein: MMYRIKNYFKDRHFGLPTLAGIAFVFLLTGLLMASSFRLTGNSQALTTSTPAVVQGVPASFADLAQNLGPTVVNIKVTKIETTGFPGGSEMPEGPFGDMFKRFFGDMQRSPEAYKTQGAGSGVIIGNDGKILTNNHVVEGAKEIVVTMSDKREYKAKVLGRDPKTDLAVLKVDARPPFKSATLGDSDALRVGEWVLAIGNPFGLSNTVTSGIVSAKGRVIGAGPYDNFIQTDAPINPGNSGGPLFNMRGEVVGINTAIIPNGQGIGFAIPVNTAKSLVPQLEKGKVTRGYLGVQIQDVTPELAASLGLGTAKGALVSDVIKGGPAEKGGVKRGDVVVSFNGKEIKDSHALPSVVASTPAGKEVPIRVIRDGKETSLQVKIERLQNEETPGLPAEETSQGKWGLQLRDMNAATARQMGIKKDYGALVVGVRPGSPAEDASIQRGDVILEVNRKPVKTVEDMKTEIAKSKDKGSLLLLVERNGGTIYLVLKG
- a CDS encoding ATP-binding protein, which gives rise to MRLRSIRFRLTIWYTGILAVSFLILGGISYLLVAYTLYEETDSALRSVAMALAEHAKDNTRRYSAPDVDEIFRRFFGFPPTERYFDWFDPFGNHEKGFSDQKGYPLTEEAKENALKGIATFETITLAGAYPVRVLTWPVAESGRLINVVRVGMSRKGFYSAMYRFLLIVLVLLPVALLFAGGGGWILARRALKPVDRMTETARKIGAGQLDERLELAGTQDELDRLAETLNEMLGRLYDSFAEMRQFTADASHELQTPLTILRGEIEVALRSQRSPEEYATILKSALEETERISRIVEELLLLARADAGVLRMDSQPVDLVRLVEEVLDQTAPLARKRSINLVMGNTEPLETTGDLVHLRRLLLNLVDNGIKYTPPGGAVKVSIERKGETAILSVQDTGIGIPPEEQEKVFQRFFRSQEARSAGQGGSGLGLSIAKSIAEAHGGKLEFESTPGKGSIFRVSLPLRSQPA